The DNA sequence GCATATAAAACAATGGGCACAAATCAGATAGGAATATTTTTATCAACTAGTATTTCAAATCTTATACTCAATATAATAAGCTTTTTGATTCTACTTTTGATTATAAGAATATTGATTGGTTTTATTATATCAGGTTTTAAATATATGACTAACATCCCTGTATTGAAACAATTTGATAGTTTGTTTGGACTCGCTTTTGGTTTTATAAGAGGTTTCTTCTTTAATTTCGTAGTCTTCGCATTACTTATAGTTGGACTTTCATTTGCGCCGATACCTCAACTATATGGATTGGTGGATAAATCTTATTTTGCAAAAATGTTTTATAATTCAAATATGATTATATCTGTATTGAATTCTATATTATAAAAAAATCTCGGGGTTTTACCCAAGATTTTTTTATATGCTCTACATTTCTCCTGCATTGACCCCTGCTTGATAATGCTCAATAAAACAAGTTCTACTTCCTATGTAAACCTTCATTGTAAAGTATATATTAAGCAAAAACATATCAATACCCCTTGCAAGATTCAATATATAGCCAGTTAATAGGACAACTCGTAAGGCATAGCAATTCGAAAGTGTATGATATCTTCCGGGCTCCACACTCTAGCGCACTATTTTATATATAAATCCTGAATATATAGTATAGCACATTAAGTCGCAGCTCCGGGTATCATATACTCCCTCAACAATAATTTGGGTTAAACCACCAAGCAGGGACTTGTATGCAAGATGAATGAAGTGCTCATAAATATTTGGCTAATAAAACTTGGCAAGCGTAATACAGAAAATGAAGTGAGTCGTAGTTTTATCTAAATATTTATCGCATGAAAGGTCTTGCACACAAGTCCCGTAGGTAGCTGATGTCACATTAATAAAGACAGCAGTGCAAGGTAAACAAACCGTATATAGATATTCAACCAAAAATCTTGGTTGGCAGCATGATATAAAATAAGGAATGTTCCACGTGGAACATTCCTTATTTTATATTGTTGAGTATTTCATATATCCTCTCAAAATCATCATTGTTATAAAACTCTATCTCTATCTTCCCTTTTTTCTTTCCCTTCACTATGTTCACCTTGGTTCCAAATAAATTACCAAACTCCTCTTCTATTCCAACTATATGTACATCCTTCTGTCTTGCTGGTTTGCTTTTTTTCTCCGATTCCCTCTTGTTCATATCTCTAATAAGCTTTTCAACATCTCTTACAGTTAAATTTTCTTTTGTTATCCTTTGCGCAATCTCTCTCTGTATCTCTTTGTTGCTGATAGCTAAAAGCGCCCTCGCATGTCCATAGGTTATCTTTTCCTCTTGAAGATATTTTTTTACAACATCATCTAAAGACAAAAGCCTCAATATATTCGCAATAGATGGTCTGCTTTTTCCTAATGTTTTTGCAACCTGTTCTTGTGTCATGCTGTGTTTTTTTATCAACACATTGATGGCCTCAGCTTGTTCAATTGGGTTTAAATCCTGTCTTTGCAGATTTTCAATAAGGGAAACCTCTAGTGTTTGCTGTTCATCCATCCTTTTAATTATTGCGGGCACTTTTTTGATTCCTGCTGCTTTTGATGCTCTCCATCTCCTCTCCCCCGCTATTATGACATATCTATTCCCGTGGGGTTTTAATATTATAGGTTGTACAAGTCCATGATTTTTAATAGATTGAGCAAGTTCTTTTAAACTATCTTCATCAAATTTTTTTCTTGGCTGATCTTTTCTTGGATCAATGCTGTAAATATCTACTTCTCTTATATCATCATCTTTTGCACTATCAGGGATTAAAGCCTCTAATCCCCTTCCCAATCCCCTTTTAGCCATTTTATATCACATCCTCATCATTGTCATACTCGATCAGTTCATCTGCCAAGTCATTATAAGCTTCCGAACCTGGACATTTTGGATCATAAATAGTTATTGGCATCCCGTGACTTGGTGCCTCCCCCAACCTTACATTTCTAGGGATTATAGTTCTATATACCTTGTCCCTAAAATATTTTTTCACTTCTTCTACTACTTGAATTGATAGGTTTGTCCTTGCATCAAACATGGTCAAAACCACGCCTTGAACATCCAATTCAGTATTTAGATGTTTTTGAACCAATTTTATAGTATTAATTAATTGAGTCAGTCCTTCCAGAGCATAATATTCGCACTGTATAGGTACCAGCACTTTATCTGCTGCCGTTAGCGCATTTATTGTCAGCAGCCCTAGGGAAGGAGGGCAATCTATAAGAATATAATCATATTCTTCTTTTATTTGTTCAATAGCCCTTTTTAATATAGTTTCTCTAGAAATCATAGATACCATCTCTATTTCTGCCCCTGCCAATTCTATATTAGAACAGACCACTGATAAATTATCTATATCTGTTTTTACAATTGCTTGTTTTATATCTTCTCCATTTATTAAAACATCATATATTGATTTTTCTACATCGTCCTTATCAATGCCCAATCCACTGCTTGTATTGCCTTGTGGATCAATATCTATTGTCAAAACTTTCTTTCCCCTCATAGCAAGACACGCACTCAAATTTACATTTGTTGTAGTCTTACCAACACCACCCTTTTGATTGGCAATTACAATTACCTTTCCCAAAGAACTCACTCCTTAAATTATCTTATACTCATTTATAATTATATTCCAAACTCACCTTTTCTTAAAGGGTAAAAACATTTTATTGTTATATCCTTGCATATTTAGAATATATATTTATATAGATTGTGTTTAAGGTAAATGAATTGCTAATAAATATTTGGATAGTAAAGCTCGGTGAATAGAATGAAGAATAAATAAAGAAGGATGGTAATATTGTATATCAAATCAACTTTAAAATCAAAAACTACATGTTTAGGAATTGCTTGGGCATTTTTTTCCTGGATACCACTTTTCTCCGATAAAACAATAATCTACGGATGGATTGTTTCACTGCCATCCAGCATAGCTTTAAATATAGAAAAAATGCTTTTTTCCAACTTTCTAACACAGATGCACTATGTATCATTCCTCATAAGCATTATCATAGGGGCATTATGTGGATACTCAATTGGGTCGCTATCAGCATTATCTTTTATAAAAAAAGCAAAAAAAAGAAAGGGTTGCTCATAAAAATTAGGGAGGTATTACTCATGTTTAAAATTTTTATTACAACTTTAGGTATAATATTTATGGCTGAATTAGGGGATAAAACACAGCTAGCCACCATGCTGCTAGCTGCTGAAAGTAAATCATGGCTTGCTGTTTTCTTAGGTGCTGTAACTGCTCTTTGTTTGAGCACTCTAATAGGTGTTTTTTCAGGCTCTATCCTATCTAAAACAATACCTACTACATATTTACAAACTGGAGCAGGTCTTGCCTTTATAATAATAGGGTTTTTACTTTTATTTAATAAAATTTAACTTTTTTGTTCTTAACACTTGACTTTGGTATCTTTATTATCACTTCAAAGAAATCTCCCTTATCCTCCTGCATGTATTTCGCTTCTAAACCTGCATCTTTCATTATCTTAACAGTTTTTTTAATAGTATTAAAAAAAATTCTTAAATCCTTGTATGCTCTTATTACAATTCTTTTGTTTTGAGAATCTTTGTTCTTCTCATATATCCTAGATATAGTTTTATCTATCAATTCTTCAGTGGTTTTAACATTGAGATTTTTTTCTATTATCTTATTTACTATCTCTTCTTGTAAATCTGAATCAGGAATCTTTAATAAAGCTCTTGCATGTCTTTCAGTTAAATTATGTTCTACTATCTTTTCCTTTATTTTCTCTTCCAACTTTAATATCCTTAGCTTATTAGCTATAGTAGATTGCTTTTTTCCAACTTTTTTTGCCAACTGCTGCTGTGTCATATTATAATCATTGAGAAGATTATAATATCCTTCAGCTTCTTCTAGGAAGTGAAGATCCTCCCTTTGCAAGTTTTCAATCAAAGCTATTATTGCGGAATCCTGATCAACAGCATTCATTACAATACACGGGATATACTTGAATCCTGCAATTTTA is a window from the Clostridia bacterium genome containing:
- a CDS encoding CvpA family protein, producing the protein MNALDLLAIAVIIISSSIGLYEGFIVSFAGLFAFFASFIGALIFYPVFSRFLLAKTGITSIIADLLGSSVTPAAEISNSSIDSFAPSKFNNLLNTSDLPSPFLGVLERDFANQAYKTMGTNQIGIFLSTSISNLILNIISFLILLLIIRILIGFIISGFKYMTNIPVLKQFDSLFGLAFGFIRGFFFNFVVFALLIVGLSFAPIPQLYGLVDKSYFAKMFYNSNMIISVLNSIL
- a CDS encoding AAA family ATPase, coding for MGKVIVIANQKGGVGKTTTNVNLSACLAMRGKKVLTIDIDPQGNTSSGLGIDKDDVEKSIYDVLINGEDIKQAIVKTDIDNLSVVCSNIELAGAEIEMVSMISRETILKRAIEQIKEEYDYILIDCPPSLGLLTINALTAADKVLVPIQCEYYALEGLTQLINTIKLVQKHLNTELDVQGVVLTMFDARTNLSIQVVEEVKKYFRDKVYRTIIPRNVRLGEAPSHGMPITIYDPKCPGSEAYNDLADELIEYDNDEDVI
- a CDS encoding ParB/RepB/Spo0J family partition protein, producing the protein MAKRGLGRGLEALIPDSAKDDDIREVDIYSIDPRKDQPRKKFDEDSLKELAQSIKNHGLVQPIILKPHGNRYVIIAGERRWRASKAAGIKKVPAIIKRMDEQQTLEVSLIENLQRQDLNPIEQAEAINVLIKKHSMTQEQVAKTLGKSRPSIANILRLLSLDDVVKKYLQEEKITYGHARALLAISNKEIQREIAQRITKENLTVRDVEKLIRDMNKRESEKKSKPARQKDVHIVGIEEEFGNLFGTKVNIVKGKKKGKIEIEFYNNDDFERIYEILNNIK
- the noc gene encoding nucleoid occlusion protein; its protein translation is MLNLKEVLDSRSGQAIEKIPIDFIRPNPYQPRKTFVQTGLEELSESIKEYGVLQPISVRKTGKNTYELIAGERRLKASKIAGFKYIPCIVMNAVDQDSAIIALIENLQREDLHFLEEAEGYYNLLNDYNMTQQQLAKKVGKKQSTIANKLRILKLEEKIKEKIVEHNLTERHARALLKIPDSDLQEEIVNKIIEKNLNVKTTEELIDKTISRIYEKNKDSQNKRIVIRAYKDLRIFFNTIKKTVKIMKDAGLEAKYMQEDKGDFFEVIIKIPKSSVKNKKVKFY
- a CDS encoding TMEM165/GDT1 family protein; the encoded protein is MFKIFITTLGIIFMAELGDKTQLATMLLAAESKSWLAVFLGAVTALCLSTLIGVFSGSILSKTIPTTYLQTGAGLAFIIIGFLLLFNKI